The genomic window ATTGGATTTAGGTCTGGGGTTTTACTTGGCCACTCCAGAACATTCaccttgttgtttttaaaccatTTCTGTGTAGCTTTTGCTGTTTGCTTTGGGTCATTGTCTTGCTGGTAGATAAATCTTCTCCCACGCCGCAGTTCTCTTGCAGACTGAATCAGATTGTCCTCGAGGATTTCCctatattttgctgtattcagTTTACCCTTTACCTTTACAAGCCTTCCAGGGCCTGCAGCTATGaagcatccccacagcatgatgctgccaccaccatgcttcacggtAGGGATGGTGCGTTTGTGGTGATGTGCAGTATTTTGGTCTCATCAGGACAAAGAACCGTCTTCCAGTTGACCTTGGAGTCTCCCACATGCATGTTGGTGAACTGGTCGAGATTTAATAGGAGTTTCCTTCAACGGTGGCTTTCTCTTTGCCACTGTCCCATAAAGCAAAAGTTGTTGCATGCAGAGTCTCTCCCACCTCAGCTGCTGAAGCTTTTAACTCCATCAGAGTAGTCACAGGTGTGTTGGTGACCTCCCTCACCAGTCTCCTTCTTGCACGGTCACTCAGTTTGTGAGGACGCCTACTCTAGGCAGATTGACACATGTGCCATATTCCTTAATTTCTAAATGATGGATTTAACTGAACTCCAGGGGATGTTCAGTgactcagattttttttgtatccatCCCCTCACTTATACTTTTCAATAACCTTCTCTTGGAGTTTCTTGGcatgttcttttgttttcatgGTGTAATTGTAGCAGGAATATTGATTAACCAGTGATTGGACCTTCCAGACACAGGTGTCTTTATACTACATTCACTGCACTCAGGTGATCTCCATTTCACTATTTGTGAGAATACTAGCAAGAATTGGCTGGACCTCTATTGAATTAGGGCAGTCACTTTAaagggggtgaatatttatgcaatcacctattttacattgtacatttttaattaattgacattactttgtagaaatctgttttcactttgacactaatgagggtttttaaaaataaattattctgtaaaaaactcaaatttgattgaccatgattcaatttataaaagcaataaaagggggaaaacatccaagggggtgaatactttttataggcactgtatgtacttttacttaaagtcACCCTCCACACAAACGTGTTTTGCGTGTTgtagttggatgtttgagcgtcagtgtgcagagtttgttttcacatccatctgctgaaagtggaaagtagCACTTGCTCAAGTGTGATGTGTAAACTTAAAGCCTGTAGTGAACAAATGCTGAGaatagactttacagtgaaTTAGGAGACATCTGGTGTTCAACAGCTAAACTGAAATGAATTAATATGTAGGCTATTTCCGTATTTTGAATAGAGATTCCTCATGTTTAGTGAGGGGGAAAGGGGGAAGTAACGAGATATGTGAACTTTATttgtaggagaaaaaaaacatttgagacACGAGTTATGGTTAATTaaaagtagagtattttatttacacctttacaaaatgtcatgatATGAGTACTTCCCCCACCACTGGCCTGATTTTAATGCAATGGtctagttagttagttagttggtaaattagttggttagttagttataCTATTAGTTAGTTACATGTTAAACAGTGACTCAGGTATTTTCTCTCACTTCAATGTGACTCAGCGAATGAGAAGAGAAAACCGAAACCGACTTGTTCACGGTTTGTTTTTCGTGAGCAGGCCGCCTGTCGTTTGTTTAGATATATCCCCTCTTCAGTATCGAGTATTTTATCGGTCTCAAAGGTCAAATGTTTGGGTAATAACGTTAAAATATCTACCTTTTCAGTGACTGAGCTCCTGCGCGGCGTCGCTCAATGATGAACCGCCTCAACACAGCAGAGCCGTGTAGTCAGACCCTCACTTGTGCGCATGCGCGGTCAAGATTTTCGGGGATGGGTCTATCGATTGGATTCAAGATGGCGACTCTGGCAAAAGCGCCAATATATTTACTGAAGTAGATGTCCCAAATTATCCGCCGTAGCGGGTTTTCTCAAGCCCCTCACGGGGTTCGTGAAACATGAAGACCGGAGGCATGTTTTGGAAGAGGGATTGACCGGGATTAAGACCGTAACAAAGTCAGCGAGATGTGTGAGAGCTATGCCCGCTCGCTGCTGCGTGTGTCGGTGGCGCAGATCTGCCAAGCGCTGGGCTGGGATGCGGTTCAGCTCACTGCGTGCGATCTGTTGTCCGATGTGTTGCATCGGTACATCCAGCAGCTGGCCAGGGTTTGCCATCGGTACTCAGAGCTCTGTAAGTGCTTCGTGTGTCTTCCCGATTACTTTTTAAACCCACAAACCTCAAGTAGACGATCACGTTGTTGTTAACTGGGTCTGAACTGGCGCCCCCTAGGAAAGGTTGATGTGTCAAAAAGTACAGTAACGAGAGTAAAACAGCGTCCATGTATTGTTATAAGTGTGGCTGATGCTTTACAGCTCTGGAAAACACATGTATTCATGTTAGTTAGCAATGTTAGCTATGTCAGGCTTCACTCTCTCAGTCTGAAACCTGTTGAGCTTTACTTCTTGTTAGCTTTAATGTCAACATCAGTCAGTGTAACTACAACATAATGTCTTTTATGTTGTTAAACGTTTGCCCCACGCTATCATCAACACTAAAATAGAGTATGCATAATAAGAAGAATTATAGTTAGTGACTAAGCATGCTGATATTTATTAATGGCTTGTTTTGATTCTACATTTCAGATGGAAGAACTGATCCAGTCCTGGACGATGTCAGCCAGGCCTTCAGGCTGCTGGGGGTGAGTCTGAGTGAACTGGAGGACTACGTCCACAACCTGGAGCCTGTGGCCTTTGCCCAACAAACGCCGCTCTTTCCTGTTAGCAAAAACAATGTCCTGCAGTTTCCCCAGCCTGGAGCTCGAGAtgcagaggaaaggaaggattaCATTCCAGATTACATGCCACCCCTGGTCTCCTTACAAGAAGGTAAGTTTTTATGCTATTTATATGCACATCTGTGTGGCTGGTCTGTAGTTTCCACAGGTTTATTTGTGGTGGCCAGCTCCTGGGGAGGGGGGGAGCTGTCATGTGCAGGTGGAAAACCTGGACAAGACACTGCAGAGTTATTGCATATTCATGAAGAAagaatatatatgtgtatatacactAATCAGCAACTTTATTAGTTACCCCTGtgcaatctaatctaatctattGTAGTCCAATACAAcggctctgccataaattccaCATTTAGGAagattatacattttcagtttttgttgacatcaGAAAGATGATAATTCTACGTGTCCACTACATTAACGTGCATGGGGGGGGATGTTAgcatatatttttaattcttgtatctatatcttttatATTCCTTTTGCCAATATATTAGGTACAGCTAGCAAACAAatgcaatctaatacaacagccctgcaataaaGTATACCAATATTAAGttaagtttttgttgttttgttgtttctaatattttatccaactgctttatattaataaattaaatattagtaATGCCTCCTAATATCAAACAATACTGTTTAATAGCATCACAACCTACAGCCTttcaatatatacatatagttgaacagtttaaattaaaattgaacACTAAACCTTTATGAAGGCAGGATTTATTGCAGGGCAGTGTACCTAATAAACTGTGTATAAAACTACTCTCCAAAATAAACTGTGTACATGTTAAATCTGGTTTTGTGGTAGTAAGAATCCGGGGAGACGAACTGAAAACAGTGATTAACttatttctttgtcttatttccttttttgtagaagaggaagaggaagaggtccTTCCTGACATGGGTACCTCAGCTGAAGCTATGCAGGTGGCActggaggaggacgaggaggaaaTGGATGACGATGAGACAGTCAACGATGAGAACCACCCACTGAAGAGGTCCCTGGACAGTCCAGATGCGGCTATGGGCATGATGCCTACTTCGAAGAGACCACGCTTGTACCCTGGCCTCAGCCCTGAATGGGGGGTTGAGCCCAGGGAGCCCCTTACCTCGCTCAACCCTCAGCGTGTTCCCCCTGGAATGCTGCCTTCTCACGATAGCCTTGACCCCCTGTCACCTGAAACACCTTCTGGGGCGCTGCCTTCCTTCAGACCTCAGATGGTAGTACCGAAACACTCTGATCAAAAGGCCCTCACCACTCCAGGAAGAAAGCCTAAGGTCTCCTCCCCTGGCAGACAACGGACTAAGTCCCCTAAAGGGGTCATTCCTGTTCCAGTGGGTGGCAGCCCCATCCATTCTCCAAAACCGTCtaaggaaaggaagaaatcCCCAGGCAGGACAAAGAGTCCTAAAAGCCCCAAGAGCCCAAAGATGGTTTCAGTCAAAACATCTCAACCCCAGATCAAGACGGAGGTTGTGCAGAAGTTACCAATGTCTGCACTGAGTGAGAGGATGGGAAAAGAGAACATTCATATGCGTCAGAACATAGAGGACAGAGAGTTAGCTGAGGGCCCCTTCAAGAAACTCGAACCTGATAATACAGCCATCGATGACTCCATCGATGCTGTGATCGCCAGAGCGTGTGCTGAGCGGGAGCCAGATCCTTTTGCTTTCTCATCGGGCTCTGATTCCGATAGCAATGGATTCTCGAGCCCCAGGAGACTGACCATTATGGAGCCATCCACACCCAAAATCATGATGGGGGCCAGCAACTCTATAAAAGATACATCAACACCACTTCACCTACAGGCACACGCAGGCCTTGGAAATTGGACTATGGATGATTCAATCAATGAGGTGATCCGAAAAGTCAACCAGGGTGGTCCGTCTGCGCCGCCGCCAAGTCACGGACAATATGTGTCATCGGGATCGGCTTCACCGCCGACTCCTGAACCTCTGCTCAAGATTTTTGAGGAGAAGAACAAGTTTGTCTCACCAGTGGACGTtaagaaaaagctgaagaaggagcttaaaactaaaatgaagaagaaggagaaagacaaGCCGAAAGACAAAGATCGGGACAAGGACAAGGGaaagctgaaagagaaaaataaggaCAAAAACCGGGATAAGAACAAGGAGTTTTCCAAGGATGGCAAGTTGCCCTGGAAGGAGTTTGGACTGAAGGATGATGAGCTCTTCAGTCAGCGAGACTACCCTCTGCCGGAGAGCTCcggtaaaataaaaaacagagatggagatggctctaagaaggagaaggagaaacacAAGGACAAAAAGAaggataaagaaaaaagtaagaaGGACAAAGATAAGCGAGACAAGGGCAAAGACAGGAGCAAGGACGACAGGCAGAAACAGTCTGCACTCGCTCCCTTTGCTCTGGGTGAAATCCCGGCACTGTTCAGCCCGTCTGCCTGTCTGCGCATGCCCCCCTTGCCCGCCATTCCCACCATGCTTCCTCCTTTGGCCCCGATCCTCCAGAATAAGGACATAAAGAGCAAAGATAAGGAcaagaagaaagacaagaaggagaagaagaaaaagaaagataaggaGAAGGATAAGGAGCGGGAGAAGGCCAAAGAAAAGgagcgagagaaagaggagaagaggaaagaaaaggagagggaaaaagaaaaacgggaaaaggagaaggaaaaagaaaaggagagaattCGATTGGAGAAGGTAACCTTTTTTTGTTCGGTATGTCATTATGTCTCTGTGTTAGCATTGGTGTGGCACTGagatgtcttttttccccatagGTTAAAGTAGACACTCCTACACCTCTACCGTCTCCAGTCATCCCCAGACTGACGCTCAGAGTTGGAGCTGGCCAGGATAAAATGTAAGCACTGAATAAGTATTTCTAGTGACGTCTGGTACTCTCGTTATATTTCCTCTATCTTTTGCATGTTACACAGggtcttctttttcttgcacAATTAAAAGCCaacgtttttattttatttgcttcaGCAGTGTTATGAAGACATATTGTCTGTGGGCTGCGTATCAAATCTCAATCATTTTTGGCAACGACTAGACTGTgtcaataatattaataaagtaaGAAGTAGTTTTAAAAGCTGGCATCAAGTGCATGGTCAAACTCAAAATCTGGTTTACTTAACATTTCATCATATAATGCCTgattttaatacacattttgaaaGTTTTAGACTATTATATTAAGGTTAAGTTCTTATACAGTTGCTCGTATTTAgacttaatttaaaatgtgtgaattttgGCTTAATTTGTTAAACAGAAAAATGGTTTCGGTATCAGTATAGAAACATGGGTATGCTTTATTCTTTACATTATATACTCTGTATAGAGatagaaaagcattttaataGTCAATACTATAAGTAATTCTAGTTGTACTATTTGTGGTAACTTGTATTTATCTCTGTTCACAGTGTTATCAGCAAGGTGGTTCCAAATTCAGAGCCCAAAATGCCAGCACCTAAGACCCCGGC from Scomber scombrus chromosome 6, fScoSco1.1, whole genome shotgun sequence includes these protein-coding regions:
- the taf3 gene encoding transcription initiation factor TFIID subunit 3 gives rise to the protein MCESYARSLLRVSVAQICQALGWDAVQLTACDLLSDVLHRYIQQLARVCHRYSELYGRTDPVLDDVSQAFRLLGVSLSELEDYVHNLEPVAFAQQTPLFPVSKNNVLQFPQPGARDAEERKDYIPDYMPPLVSLQEEEEEEEVLPDMGTSAEAMQVALEEDEEEMDDDETVNDENHPLKRSLDSPDAAMGMMPTSKRPRLYPGLSPEWGVEPREPLTSLNPQRVPPGMLPSHDSLDPLSPETPSGALPSFRPQMVVPKHSDQKALTTPGRKPKVSSPGRQRTKSPKGVIPVPVGGSPIHSPKPSKERKKSPGRTKSPKSPKSPKMVSVKTSQPQIKTEVVQKLPMSALSERMGKENIHMRQNIEDRELAEGPFKKLEPDNTAIDDSIDAVIARACAEREPDPFAFSSGSDSDSNGFSSPRRLTIMEPSTPKIMMGASNSIKDTSTPLHLQAHAGLGNWTMDDSINEVIRKVNQGGPSAPPPSHGQYVSSGSASPPTPEPLLKIFEEKNKFVSPVDVKKKLKKELKTKMKKKEKDKPKDKDRDKDKGKLKEKNKDKNRDKNKEFSKDGKLPWKEFGLKDDELFSQRDYPLPESSGKIKNRDGDGSKKEKEKHKDKKKDKEKSKKDKDKRDKGKDRSKDDRQKQSALAPFALGEIPALFSPSACLRMPPLPAIPTMLPPLAPILQNKDIKSKDKDKKKDKKEKKKKKDKEKDKEREKAKEKEREKEEKRKEKEREKEKREKEKEKEKERIRLEKVKVDTPTPLPSPVIPRLTLRVGAGQDKIVISKVVPNSEPKMPAPKTPAAKSGPGNRPRTPPPPPIPLPIIPILPPAPAPLPPPPAPSSLLSPPPMLSPAASLKTPVRSVVTETVSTYVIRDEWGNQIWICPGCNKPDDGSPMIGCDDCDDWYHWPCVGILTAPPEDQEWFCVKCSSKKKDKKHKKRKHKLH